A window from Scyliorhinus canicula chromosome 19, sScyCan1.1, whole genome shotgun sequence encodes these proteins:
- the LOC119953850 gene encoding uncharacterized protein LOC119953850 isoform X2 yields the protein MLEYYVPTPHKAKVNRGTKRAKTRTKQIYKVPLLTNLVVDSSPTAHGVMKKNIVTKSPSAPAVLVSSPSAKRLPEKNAMSVKKAARSNLVTSKQSGRTVPTEQSPTDALDAFLSPSNVDATTKEAAPNTSSSLSQDVTLRPIVTSRNTSAWLSLSAPAAIVSELPVETSFAKSADVLSDASTSDLTGKLQPEYKAKPSKYAVEVITAKKTDSELGTRNEDSLTEVTFKRVNEGCLGRTATQLLATFKSCIGIENNGFVAYSVSYILKSASSHENLIRPT from the coding sequence ATGTTGGAGTATTACGTTCCCACTCCCCATAAAGCCAAAGTTAATCGAGGTACCAAACGAGcaaagactagaacaaagcagatCTACAAAGTACCCTTACTAACAAATCTAGTTGTTGATTCGAGTCCAACAGCGCATGGGgtaatgaaaaaaaacatagtgACAAAGTCACCTTCAGCACCTGCTGTACTTGTGTCATCACCATCTGCTAAAAGACTACCTGAGAAAAATGCTATGTCAGTTAAAAAAGCAGCTCGGTCAAATTTGGTCACTTCCAAACAATCAGGACGAACTGTGCCAACTGAACAATCACCGACTGATGCACTGGATGCATTCCTGTCACCATCCAATGTGGACGCCACGACCAAAGAGGCTGCACCCAACACTTCATCGTCTTTGTCACAAGATGTTACCTTAAGACCGATCGTTACATCCCGAAACACGTCGGCCTGGCTGTCATTGTCAGCACCGGCTGCAATCGTATCCGAGCTCCCTGTGGAGACTTCCTTTGCAAAATCAGCAGATGTTTTATCAGATGCATCTACCTCAGACCTAACTGGAAAACTTCAACCTGAATATAAAGCTAAGCCATCAAAGTATGCTGTGGAAGTAATAACTGCAAAGAAAACTGACTCAGAACTGGGTACGAGAAATGAAGACTCACTCACAGAAGTGACATTTAAACGTGTCAATGAGGGATGTCTAGGGAGAACAGCAACTCAATTGCTGGCAACTTTTAAGTCATGCATTGGAATTGAAAACAATGGTTTTGTGGCCTACAGTGTCAGCTATATTCTAAAATCCGCCAGCAGCCATGAAAACTTAATACGGCCGACGTAG
- the LOC119953850 gene encoding uncharacterized protein LOC119953850 isoform X1, whose protein sequence is MGNYTTNLFKTPEAKRLPADKGFVSFNRDSDDQSFSASCQHAPRTGSEVTLGDEWFNYEMLEYYVPTPHKAKVNRGTKRAKTRTKQIYKVPLLTNLVVDSSPTAHGVMKKNIVTKSPSAPAVLVSSPSAKRLPEKNAMSVKKAARSNLVTSKQSGRTVPTEQSPTDALDAFLSPSNVDATTKEAAPNTSSSLSQDVTLRPIVTSRNTSAWLSLSAPAAIVSELPVETSFAKSADVLSDASTSDLTGKLQPEYKAKPSKYAVEVITAKKTDSELGTRNEDSLTEVTFKRVNEGCLGRTATQLLATFKSCIGIENNGFVAYSVSYILKSASSHENLIRPT, encoded by the exons ATGGGAAACTACACAACAAACCTTTTTAAAACTCCAGAGGCCAAGCGATTACCTGCGGACAAAGGTTTTGTCTCCTTTAACAGG GACAGTGATGACCAATCATTTTCTGCTAGCTGCCAGCATGCACCAAGAACAGGCTCTGAAGTGACTTTGGGCGATGAATGGTTTAATTATGAGATGTTGGAGTATTACGTTCCCACTCCCCATAAAGCCAAAGTTAATCGAGGTACCAAACGAGcaaagactagaacaaagcagatCTACAAAGTACCCTTACTAACAAATCTAGTTGTTGATTCGAGTCCAACAGCGCATGGGgtaatgaaaaaaaacatagtgACAAAGTCACCTTCAGCACCTGCTGTACTTGTGTCATCACCATCTGCTAAAAGACTACCTGAGAAAAATGCTATGTCAGTTAAAAAAGCAGCTCGGTCAAATTTGGTCACTTCCAAACAATCAGGACGAACTGTGCCAACTGAACAATCACCGACTGATGCACTGGATGCATTCCTGTCACCATCCAATGTGGACGCCACGACCAAAGAGGCTGCACCCAACACTTCATCGTCTTTGTCACAAGATGTTACCTTAAGACCGATCGTTACATCCCGAAACACGTCGGCCTGGCTGTCATTGTCAGCACCGGCTGCAATCGTATCCGAGCTCCCTGTGGAGACTTCCTTTGCAAAATCAGCAGATGTTTTATCAGATGCATCTACCTCAGACCTAACTGGAAAACTTCAACCTGAATATAAAGCTAAGCCATCAAAGTATGCTGTGGAAGTAATAACTGCAAAGAAAACTGACTCAGAACTGGGTACGAGAAATGAAGACTCACTCACAGAAGTGACATTTAAACGTGTCAATGAGGGATGTCTAGGGAGAACAGCAACTCAATTGCTGGCAACTTTTAAGTCATGCATTGGAATTGAAAACAATGGTTTTGTGGCCTACAGTGTCAGCTATATTCTAAAATCCGCCAGCAGCCATGAAAACTTAATACGGCCGACGTAG